In Chloroflexota bacterium, one genomic interval encodes:
- the ppk2 gene encoding polyphosphate kinase 2 translates to MDAAVIPGGDYIPDSEPLEDPISIAPYDRARYFRENIYPYAERMPRREYESQKQALQIELMKLQNSMRETGDRAIILFEGRDAAGKGGTIRRFMEHWNPRTARVVALDKPSEVEAGQWYFQRYIRHFPTSGEVVLFDRSWYNRAGVERVMGFSSDPDYRLFMRHVPMLERMIVDSGIKLIKLYFSVSQKEQLRRFQSRSSDPLKQWKVSPVDIRSIDKWREYTEAKEAMFLLTNFEVAPWTIIKSDDKKRARINAMRHLVNVMDYQGKDPDVAHAPDPSIVAYSHEVYTAGAPIQQD, encoded by the coding sequence ATGGACGCGGCCGTAATTCCGGGGGGAGATTACATTCCGGATTCGGAGCCGCTTGAAGACCCGATAAGTATAGCCCCTTATGACCGCGCCAGATACTTCAGGGAGAACATCTACCCCTACGCCGAGCGCATGCCAAGGCGAGAGTATGAGTCTCAGAAGCAAGCCCTTCAGATAGAGCTTATGAAGCTTCAGAACTCTATGAGGGAGACCGGCGACAGGGCGATTATCCTCTTCGAGGGGCGAGACGCAGCGGGCAAGGGTGGCACAATCAGACGCTTCATGGAGCACTGGAATCCGCGGACGGCACGCGTCGTGGCGCTGGACAAGCCATCCGAAGTGGAAGCCGGTCAATGGTACTTCCAGCGCTACATCCGCCACTTCCCCACTTCGGGCGAGGTTGTCTTGTTTGACCGCTCGTGGTACAACCGCGCGGGAGTCGAGCGTGTGATGGGTTTCTCCTCCGATCCTGACTATAGGCTGTTCATGCGGCACGTGCCTATGCTGGAGCGCATGATTGTTGACAGCGGCATCAAGCTCATCAAGCTGTACTTTTCGGTCAGCCAGAAGGAGCAGCTAAGGAGATTCCAGTCGCGTTCCAGCGATCCGCTGAAGCAGTGGAAGGTAAGTCCAGTCGATATTAGGTCGATAGACAAGTGGCGGGAGTACACGGAGGCGAAGGAAGCGATGTTTCTGCTGACGAACTTCGAGGTCGCGCCGTGGACCATCATCAAATCGGACGACAAGAAGCGCGCGCGCATCAACGCGATGCGGCATCTAGTCAATGTAATGGACTATCAAGGCAAAGACCCGGATGTCGCGCACGCGCCGGATCCGTCCATCGTAGCCTATTCGCACGAAGTCTATACGGCAGGTGCGCCAATTCAACAGGACTAG
- the recQ gene encoding DNA helicase RecQ: protein MQELLRQYFGYDEFRPLQEEIIDSVLRGRDTLVIMPTGGGKSLCYQLPALKFDGITLVVSPLIALMKDQVDALKANGIAAEFINSTLTFAEIRHVQELAYSGNLKILYLAPERLALPDFQAFLRGLGVSLVAVDEAHCISEWGHDFRPDYYTLGDLRRNMPDVPFIALTATATERVRRDIVSQLGLRANQEYIASFDRPNLRYDVRPKRQAFAQLTDLLRERKGESAIIYCFSRNDTEELADNLRRQGFNALPYHAGMDADARRVNQERFIRDEVDIIAATIAFGMGIDKPDVRLVVHQELPKTLEAYYQQTGRAGRDGLQSDCVLFYSYGDKIKQDFFIEQIRDAAEQRNAQQKLAQVIEYCQLNTCRRRFLLDYFGEAIDASAGDCGGCDVCLAEREDFDATIIAQKIMSAVIRTGERFGAGYISLVLRGSKAERVIRLGHDKLSVYGIVNDYADGDIREICSMLLDTGMLCNTSTEYATLGVTAEGREFLKTRNELTLSRRKKQAAATSSGTARRQKGAAEYDTALFERLRALRRRIASESAVPPYVVFGDATLQQMASRIPQDLNAMSRISGVGAVKLQRYGDEFLSEILGYAQEHNITANTGMRRLEYAASDDGLRESTYDSTLRLLSNGLSVEEVARQRGLATDTIMGHIDRLVESGEDIDLRLYLPPPERTRRIQDAMLASDSKSLVPVKEALGEDYSYGELRIVRAFMNQQATHDSDESKSYSVEKIRQEDPSAYEKGPKKNTMS, encoded by the coding sequence ATGCAAGAACTCCTACGCCAATACTTCGGTTATGACGAGTTCCGGCCTCTACAAGAAGAGATCATCGACAGCGTTCTGCGCGGTCGTGACACGCTCGTGATTATGCCTACCGGCGGCGGTAAGTCGTTGTGCTACCAGCTGCCCGCGCTGAAATTCGACGGCATAACACTGGTGGTATCGCCGCTGATTGCGCTGATGAAAGACCAGGTGGACGCGCTCAAGGCGAACGGCATCGCCGCGGAGTTCATCAACAGCACGCTAACATTCGCCGAAATCCGCCACGTACAAGAGCTGGCGTACAGCGGCAATCTAAAGATACTGTACCTGGCACCGGAGCGACTTGCACTGCCCGACTTCCAGGCGTTCCTGAGGGGATTGGGTGTCAGCCTTGTGGCCGTGGACGAAGCACACTGCATATCAGAGTGGGGGCACGATTTCCGGCCGGACTACTACACGCTCGGCGACTTGCGGCGCAACATGCCCGATGTGCCGTTCATCGCGCTGACGGCGACCGCGACCGAGCGCGTGCGGCGCGACATCGTTTCGCAACTTGGCTTGCGAGCGAACCAAGAATACATCGCCAGCTTCGACCGCCCAAACTTGCGCTACGATGTGCGCCCAAAACGACAAGCGTTTGCGCAGTTGACCGATTTGCTCCGCGAGCGTAAGGGCGAATCCGCGATTATCTATTGCTTCTCGCGCAATGACACGGAAGAATTGGCGGACAATCTGCGGCGGCAAGGCTTCAACGCGCTGCCGTACCACGCAGGCATGGATGCCGATGCGCGGCGCGTCAACCAAGAGCGGTTCATCCGCGATGAGGTTGACATTATCGCCGCGACAATCGCGTTCGGCATGGGCATTGACAAGCCCGATGTGCGGCTGGTCGTGCACCAGGAATTGCCGAAAACGCTCGAGGCGTACTACCAGCAGACCGGACGCGCGGGACGGGACGGACTGCAGAGCGATTGCGTGCTCTTCTACTCGTATGGGGACAAAATCAAGCAGGACTTTTTCATCGAGCAGATTCGAGACGCCGCAGAGCAGCGGAACGCGCAGCAGAAATTGGCGCAGGTCATCGAATACTGCCAACTGAACACTTGCCGCCGACGTTTCTTGCTGGACTACTTCGGTGAAGCGATTGATGCGAGCGCTGGGGACTGCGGCGGCTGCGACGTATGCCTAGCCGAGCGCGAAGACTTTGACGCCACGATTATCGCGCAGAAGATTATGTCAGCGGTGATACGCACGGGGGAACGGTTTGGCGCGGGATACATCTCGTTGGTGCTACGCGGCTCCAAGGCGGAGCGGGTCATCAGACTTGGGCACGACAAGCTCAGCGTGTACGGTATCGTAAACGACTACGCAGACGGCGACATCCGCGAAATCTGCAGCATGCTGCTCGACACCGGCATGCTCTGCAATACCAGCACTGAGTACGCGACGCTAGGCGTAACGGCTGAGGGACGGGAGTTCCTGAAAACCCGCAACGAACTGACACTCAGCCGCAGGAAGAAGCAAGCAGCCGCCACAAGCAGCGGTACAGCGCGCAGACAGAAAGGTGCGGCAGAATACGACACGGCGCTGTTTGAACGCCTGCGCGCACTACGTCGTCGCATCGCATCCGAATCAGCCGTACCGCCCTATGTAGTATTCGGCGACGCTACATTGCAGCAGATGGCAAGCCGGATCCCGCAAGACTTAAACGCCATGTCGCGTATATCCGGCGTTGGCGCAGTGAAGCTACAGCGCTACGGCGACGAATTTCTGTCCGAGATATTGGGCTATGCCCAGGAGCACAATATCACCGCCAACACGGGAATGAGACGGCTTGAATACGCGGCCAGTGACGATGGGTTGCGCGAATCCACCTACGACAGCACTCTGCGCCTGCTATCGAACGGGCTTTCAGTTGAAGAAGTGGCGCGTCAGCGTGGGCTTGCCACAGACACAATCATGGGACACATAGACCGGCTAGTCGAATCGGGAGAAGATATAGACTTGCGGCTTTACTTGCCACCGCCTGAGCGTACAAGAAGGATCCAAGATGCTATGCTCGCATCGGATTCCAAAAGCCTAGTTCCTGTAAAAGAAGCGTTGGGCGAGGATTACAGCTACGGGGAATTGCGTATCGTTCGCGCCTTCATGAATCAACAGGCAACTCATGACTCTGACGAATCCAAGTCATACAGCGTGGAGAAAATTCGCCAAGAAGACCCATCGGCGTATGAGAAGGGACCCAAGAAGAATACGATGAGTTGA
- a CDS encoding ornithine cyclodeaminase family protein: MALLLNRETIQGLLTMSDTIALLERAFGELASGDAAMPPRTVMADPAHNGWYGFMPAHLQGMGTIGIKAVTVFKDNPAKFSMPSTLASIILLDVETGRTISVMDGGFITAMRTGGVSGLATKYLAREDAKVAGVLGMGVQARAQCEGMATARNLDSILCFSMDPPEAQQQFADDIAAKTGVTVNLASSVQEVVESVDILALATTAATPIVDGAWLPAGLHINAIGSHAPGLRELDTASVVKSKIICDQKDACLVEAGDIQMPIEEGALSPDDIYGEIGDLVTGAKQGRESDDEITLFKSVGLSIQDISTAYHVYQQAVELGVGTNFDF; the protein is encoded by the coding sequence ATGGCGTTGCTGCTAAACCGAGAGACGATTCAGGGATTGCTCACTATGAGCGATACTATCGCGCTGCTGGAGCGCGCATTCGGCGAACTCGCGTCCGGGGACGCCGCAATGCCCCCGCGCACGGTGATGGCCGACCCCGCGCACAACGGCTGGTACGGCTTCATGCCCGCACACCTGCAAGGCATGGGCACGATCGGTATCAAGGCGGTTACAGTCTTCAAGGACAATCCCGCGAAGTTCAGCATGCCCAGCACATTGGCGTCTATCATCCTGCTGGATGTGGAAACAGGGCGGACAATCTCGGTTATGGACGGCGGATTCATCACTGCGATGCGCACCGGCGGCGTGTCCGGTCTCGCCACGAAGTATCTCGCGCGTGAGGATGCGAAGGTCGCGGGCGTGCTTGGCATGGGTGTGCAGGCGCGCGCGCAGTGCGAGGGCATGGCGACCGCGCGCAATCTGGACAGCATTCTGTGCTTCTCGATGGACCCGCCTGAGGCGCAGCAGCAGTTCGCGGACGACATCGCGGCGAAGACCGGCGTGACGGTGAACTTGGCGAGCAGCGTGCAGGAAGTCGTGGAGAGCGTGGATATACTCGCGCTGGCGACGACGGCTGCGACGCCAATCGTGGACGGCGCTTGGCTGCCCGCCGGCTTGCACATCAACGCCATCGGCTCGCACGCGCCCGGATTGCGCGAACTCGACACCGCGAGCGTGGTGAAGTCCAAGATCATCTGCGATCAGAAGGATGCCTGCCTAGTGGAAGCGGGCGACATTCAGATGCCAATCGAAGAGGGTGCGCTGTCGCCGGACGACATCTATGGCGAGATTGGCGACCTCGTAACCGGGGCAAAGCAGGGCAGAGAGAGCGACGACGAGATAACGCTGTTCAAGAGCGTAGGTCTGTCCATCCAAGACATTTCGACCGCCTACCATGTCTATCAGCAAGCGGTAGAGCTGGGCGTAGGCACAAACTTCGACTTTTAG
- a CDS encoding exo-alpha-sialidase — MHISEDLGGTWRTAENPPKFENRDGKTLNKIWHIAPGRASEPGVLYAGADPASLFRSNDDGENWEEIRSVADHPTNEHWFGGMGGLCLHSIALDERNPARMWVGMSAVGVFGTRDGGETWTPQNKNVRADFIPGAEDPEYGQCPHKVLSHTAREGLIYQQNHCGVYRTDDGGDTWHDITDGLPSRFGMALGLHPHDADTLYVLPEDNVLADGEVGGDFRIVSGNKFRVFRSRDGGRNWEALTNGLPQKNAYLHSMREGMATDLLGPCGVYLGTTNGQIFYSRDEGDSWELMIDNLPPINSLEVAHF, encoded by the coding sequence GTGCACATCAGCGAAGACTTGGGCGGCACTTGGCGCACGGCAGAAAATCCGCCCAAGTTCGAGAACAGGGACGGTAAGACTCTCAACAAGATTTGGCACATCGCGCCCGGCCGCGCGAGCGAGCCCGGCGTGCTTTACGCCGGCGCAGATCCGGCATCGCTGTTTCGCAGCAACGACGACGGCGAGAACTGGGAAGAAATTCGCAGCGTCGCCGACCATCCGACGAACGAGCACTGGTTTGGCGGAATGGGCGGACTTTGCTTGCACAGCATCGCCCTCGACGAGCGCAATCCAGCGCGAATGTGGGTCGGCATGTCAGCGGTGGGCGTATTCGGCACGAGAGACGGCGGCGAGACATGGACGCCGCAGAACAAGAATGTCCGCGCCGACTTCATACCTGGCGCAGAAGACCCAGAGTACGGGCAGTGTCCACATAAAGTGCTCAGTCATACGGCGCGGGAAGGCTTGATTTACCAACAGAACCATTGTGGCGTGTATCGCACGGACGACGGCGGAGACACGTGGCACGACATCACAGATGGCTTGCCGTCGAGGTTCGGCATGGCGCTTGGCTTGCACCCGCACGACGCCGATACGCTCTATGTGCTGCCCGAAGACAATGTGCTCGCGGATGGCGAGGTTGGCGGCGATTTTCGCATCGTCAGCGGCAACAAGTTCCGCGTGTTCCGCAGCCGCGACGGTGGCAGAAACTGGGAGGCACTAACGAACGGCTTGCCGCAGAAGAATGCCTACTTGCACAGCATGCGCGAAGGCATGGCGACCGACTTGCTCGGTCCGTGCGGCGTCTATCTCGGCACGACTAACGGGCAAATCTTCTACAGCCGCGACGAAGGTGACAGCTGGGAGCTGATGATAGACAACCTGCCGCCCATCAACTCCCTTGAAGTGGCGCACTTCTAA
- a CDS encoding antibiotic biosynthesis monooxygenase: MHAIFVTINIKPGFREQFKEASLGDSQGSVRDEPGCMRFDILEDKTNPNRFYLYEVYVDEDAHMVAHRNAPHYKKWRETVQDMFDGDTQAIPMNTVFPSDGGWQAQKPGLLNW, from the coding sequence ATGCACGCGATATTTGTAACGATAAACATCAAGCCGGGCTTCCGCGAGCAGTTCAAAGAGGCGAGCCTTGGGGACAGCCAGGGCAGCGTCAGGGATGAGCCGGGCTGCATGCGGTTCGACATCCTCGAGGACAAGACGAACCCTAATCGGTTCTACCTGTATGAAGTCTATGTGGACGAAGACGCGCACATGGTCGCGCACCGCAACGCGCCGCACTACAAGAAGTGGCGCGAGACCGTGCAGGACATGTTCGACGGCGATACACAGGCGATCCCGATGAACACCGTCTTCCCATCGGACGGCGGCTGGCAGGCACAGAAGCCGGGCTTACTCAACTGGTAG
- a CDS encoding LLM class flavin-dependent oxidoreductase, protein MTNPSGDCMKFGDFLFPESRTPDTDYQVVNDALAETELAERLDYHSVWLGEHHFDGVCTYADPMAFGGAVVARTKRVRVGFSAVQTAFHHPVRLAEQIALLDNLSGGRIMVGTARGSAFNRYEYRGYGVKYEDAQSRLLEAERILVKAWSGERVHHKGTHWDMEIPVLRPKVVQKPYPPLIRAIASEGSLLDMARQGRPFMLSMQPVDKVQRMFDMYRGAMSDAGYDDDAVARATSNCWIWFNGVVAATDAEAAEIARPAYADSMRHILGGRVRMNTAAEQAEVETIYAGSDAGPEDDLVYGSPDTVSEAVAALRDAGAGGVMIQFRIGDMSWGAMESSMRLFAEQVMPRFT, encoded by the coding sequence ATGACTAACCCATCAGGAGACTGCATGAAATTCGGAGACTTCCTATTTCCTGAAAGCAGGACGCCGGACACCGATTACCAAGTTGTGAATGATGCGCTTGCCGAGACGGAGTTGGCGGAGCGTCTGGACTACCATTCCGTCTGGCTTGGCGAGCATCATTTTGACGGGGTCTGCACCTACGCGGACCCGATGGCATTTGGCGGTGCAGTGGTGGCGCGGACTAAGCGGGTGCGCGTGGGCTTCTCGGCGGTGCAGACGGCGTTTCACCATCCGGTCAGACTCGCTGAGCAAATCGCGCTGCTAGACAACCTGAGCGGCGGTCGAATAATGGTTGGCACGGCTCGGGGGTCGGCGTTCAATCGGTATGAGTATCGCGGGTACGGAGTGAAGTATGAGGACGCTCAATCGCGGCTGCTCGAAGCGGAGCGGATATTGGTGAAGGCGTGGTCGGGCGAGCGCGTTCATCACAAGGGGACACACTGGGATATGGAGATTCCGGTACTGCGCCCTAAGGTCGTACAGAAACCGTACCCGCCGCTGATACGCGCAATCGCGAGCGAAGGGTCGCTGCTGGATATGGCAAGACAGGGCAGGCCCTTCATGCTGTCGATGCAGCCTGTGGACAAGGTACAGCGCATGTTCGACATGTATCGCGGCGCGATGTCGGATGCGGGGTACGATGACGATGCCGTCGCAAGGGCTACATCCAACTGCTGGATTTGGTTCAACGGCGTGGTAGCGGCTACGGACGCAGAGGCGGCAGAGATTGCGCGTCCGGCATACGCGGATAGCATGCGGCATATACTGGGTGGGCGCGTGAGGATGAACACCGCTGCCGAGCAAGCGGAGGTGGAAACGATATACGCTGGTTCGGACGCAGGCCCTGAGGATGACCTTGTGTACGGCTCGCCGGATACGGTATCGGAAGCAGTAGCTGCGCTCCGAGATGCCGGCGCGGGCGGAGTGATGATCCAGTTTCGGATTGGCGACATGTCGTGGGGCGCAATGGAGAGCAGCATGCGGCTGTTCGCGGAGCAGGTGATGCCGCGATTCACCTAA